From a single Miscanthus floridulus cultivar M001 chromosome 8, ASM1932011v1, whole genome shotgun sequence genomic region:
- the LOC136476044 gene encoding inorganic pyrophosphatase 2-like, whose amino-acid sequence MAASNGGAPLVVFDFDKTIVDCDSDNWVVDALGATSRFDELLRHLPWNHAIDAMMGELHSEGKTAEDIRDSLRTAPLSPHVVAAIKTAYALGCELRILSDANAFFIDAILAHHGLAAYFSGTDTNLAHVDAAGRLRIRPYHEFGAGAHGHGCALPTCPPNMCKGKVMERILRQEEEAAAGAASTAKTRRRRTVVYLGDGRGDYCPSLKLREGDYVMPRAGHPVCDLIAASPPAAAVRGWAGFEDLARVLLGIVDAEIARAAAAAEEDADAGAGAGVGAVVPADCRTLPARQEALMPQAVRVPN is encoded by the exons ATGGCGGCGAGCAACGGTGGCGCCCCGCTGGTGGTGTTCGACTTCGACAAGACCATCGTCGACTGCGACAGCGACAACTGGGTCGTCGACGCCCTCGGCGCGACCAGCCGGTTCGACGAGCTCCTGCGCCACCTCCCCTGGAACCACGCCATC GATGCGATGATGGGCGAGCTGCACTCGGAGGGCAAGACGGCCGAGGACATCAGAGACAGCCTCAGAACGGCGCCGCTGTCCCCGCACGTCGTCGCCGCCATCAAAACCGCCTACGCCCTCGG GTGCGAGCTGCGCATCCTGAGCGACGCCAACGCCTTCTTCATCGACGCCATCCTCGCGCACCACGGCCTCGCCGCCTACTTCTCCGGCACCGACACCAACCTGGCCCACGTCGACGCCGCCGGCCGCCTCAGGATCCGCCCCTACCATGAGTTCGGCGCCGGCGCACACGGCCACGGATGCGCGCTCCCGACCTGCCCGCCCAACATGTGCAAG GGCAAGGTGATGGAGAGGATCCTccgccaagaagaagaagcagccGCCGGGGCGGCCAGCACCGCGAAGACCCGGAGGAGGAGGACCGTGGTGTACCTCGGCGACGGCCGGGGCGACTACTGCCCGTCCCTGAAGCTACGGGAGGGTGACTACGTGATGCCGCGGGCGGGGCACCCCGTGTGCGACCTCATCGCGGCCTCGCCGCCAGCCGCCGCCGTCCGCGGGTGGGCCGGCTTCGAGGACCTCGCCAGGGTGCTCCTCGGCATTGTCGACGCCGAgatcgcccgcgccgccgccgccgcggaagAAGACGCTGACGCTGGTgctggcgcgggcgtgggcgccgtCGTGCCGGCGGACTGCCGCACGCTGCCGGCGCGTCAGGAGGCGCTCATGCCCCAGGCGGTCCGCGTGCCCAACTGA
- the LOC136476045 gene encoding mitochondrial carrier protein CoAc2-like, translated as MDARAREAAEASGPGLPLAVRELLAGGVAGGVAKTAVAPLERVKILFQTRRAEFRGSGLIGSFRTIYRTEGLLGFYRGNGASVARIVPYAALHYMAYEEYRRWIILGFPNVKQGPVLDLIRTKLAYQVKGAVNMGFRESKPSEQVYKGIMDCVKTIYRQNGLKGIYRGMAPSLYGIFPYSGLKFYFYEKMKSHVPEEHRKDIIAKLGCGSVAGLLGQTITYPLDVVRRQMQVQALSSSSLVGKGTFESLVMIAKQQGWRQLFSGVSINYLKVVPSVAIGFTVYDSMKVWLKVPSREDTAVAILTEERSNTAPIPSS; from the exons ATGGACGCGCGGGCCAGGGAGGCCGCAGAGGCCAGCGGCCCCGGGCTGCCGCTCGCCGTGCGGGAGCTCCTCGCCGGAGGCGTCGCTGGGGGAGTCGCCAAGACCGCCGTCGCGCCGCTCGAGCGCGTCAAGATCCT CTTCCAGACAAGAAGAGCAGAGTTTCGTGGTTCTGGATTGATTGGATCCTTCCGAACAATCTATCGGACAGAAGGTCTTTTAGGGTTTTACAG GGGAAATGGAGCTAGTGTTGCTCGAATTGTTCCTTATGCAGCTTTGCATTATATGGCATATGAAGAATACCGCCGGTGGATCATTCTTGGCTTTCCTAATGTCAAGCAAGGGCCTGTTCTTGATCTAATCCGCACAAAGTTGGCTTATCAG GTAAAAGGTGCAGTGAATATGGGTTTCAGAGAATCTAAGCCCTCTGAACAGGTTTATAAAGGGATCATGGATTGTGTCAAAACAATATACAGACAGAATGGATTGAAAGGCATATACCGTGGCATGG CTCCTTCACTATATGGAATCTTCCCTTACTCTGGTCTTAAATTCTACTTCTACGAGAAGATGAAGAGCCACGTTCCTGAAGAACACAGAAAAGATATCATAGCAAAGCTTGGTTGCGGATCAGTTGCAGGTTTGCTAGGTCAGACAATAACATACCCCCTGGATGTTGTTAGGCGGCAAATGCAG GTTCAAGCACTTTCATCATCCAGCCTTGTGGGTAAAGGAACATTTGAAAGCCTGGTTATGATTGCGAAACAGCAAGGTTGGCGACAACTATTCTCAGGAGTATCTATCAACTATTTAAAG GTGGTGCCATCTGTAGCCATAGGATTTACTGTTTATGACTCAATGAAGGTCTGGCTAAAAGTTCCATCAAGGGAGGACACTGCTGTTGCTATCTTGACAGAAGAACGAAGTAATACAGCTCCTATCCCCTCCAGTTAG